In the genome of Pseudorasbora parva isolate DD20220531a chromosome 10, ASM2467924v1, whole genome shotgun sequence, one region contains:
- the LOC137091532 gene encoding ras-related protein Rab-39A → MQVQWNFRFGIVILGDSAVGKSSLLHRFTEGTFDESSKSPLGIDFKVHNMNFEPDVVINLLLWDTAGQERFRSICKSYMRNSVGCILMFDVSQRQTFDRVCSWHQEVLDYVKPNPMFFLLVGHKCDLAVGRQVRKSEGEALAKKLNMVAYLEVSTKENSNVSEAFETLTRGIYNLFQEGKITTRDDWHGLTVGAAIKKETPQAKKSACCNWG, encoded by the exons ATGCAAGTACAGTGGAACTTCAGATTCGGGATAGTCATTCTTGGAGACTCGGCTGTAGGGAAATCATCTCTTCTGCATCGCTTCACTGAAGGAACATTTGATGAATCCTCTAAGTCTCCACTGGGAATTGATTTCAAGGTGCATAATATGAACTTTGAGCCTGATGTAGTGATCAACCTTCTTCTCTGGGACACTGCGGGCCAGGAAAGATTTAG GTCCATCTGTAAATCTTACATGAGGAATTCTGTGGGCTGCATTCTGATGTTTGATGTCTCACAGCGACAGACGTTTGATCGTGTTTGCAGCTGGCACCAGGAAGTACTGGACTATGTGAAACCAAACCCCATGTTCTTCTTGCTTGTGGGACATAAGTGTGACCTGGCTGTGGGACGACAGGTCAGGAAGAGTGAAGGAGAAGCGCTGGCTAAAAAACTCAACATGGTGGCTTATCTTGAGGTGTCTACAAAGGAGAACAGTAACGTCAGTGAAGCGTTTGAGACCTTGACCAGAGGGATATATAACCTCTTCCAGGAAGGCAAAATAACCACCCGAGATGACTGGCATGGGTTAACCGTTGGGGCCGCCATTAAAAAAGAAACACCTCAGGCTAAAAAGTCTGCCTGCTGCAACTGGGGTTGA